A stretch of Fusobacterium massiliense DNA encodes these proteins:
- a CDS encoding alanine/glycine:cation symporter family protein: MESINSIVDAVNGILWGKNILVFMLIGAAIYFSFRTKFMQFRLFSKIIKVLFKNDKTENGVSSLETFFLGTACRVGAGNIAGVVAAISVGGPGSIFWMWLVAMLGSATAFIESSLAVIYRKKQEDGTYIGGTPFVIAERLKMRWLGVIYALASVVCYFGVTQIMSNSITESISSVYTYNIGSLNIQTLSSIIVAVMVAYIIFFSKSKKDSIINSLNKIVPIMAVMYILAVLYVLASNLTAIPSMIGNIFYQAFGGKEFLGGTFGAIVMNGVRRGLFSNEAGSGNSNYAAAAVDTEIAAKQGMVQAFGVFIDTLIICSATAFIVLLVPAETINGLSGMGLFQAAMTHHIGSLGAPFVVILMFFFCVSTILAVAFYGRSAVYFIHESKYLNALYQILLIVMIYIGGIKQDMFIWSLADFGLGIMTVINIITIIFIAKPALESLKSYEEILKK; encoded by the coding sequence ATGGAAAGTATAAATAGCATAGTTGATGCTGTAAATGGAATTTTGTGGGGAAAGAATATTTTGGTTTTTATGTTGATAGGAGCAGCAATTTATTTTTCTTTTAGAACAAAATTCATGCAGTTTAGACTTTTTTCTAAAATTATAAAAGTATTATTTAAAAATGATAAAACAGAAAATGGAGTGAGTTCCCTTGAAACATTTTTTTTGGGAACAGCTTGTAGAGTAGGAGCTGGAAATATAGCTGGAGTCGTTGCAGCAATATCTGTTGGAGGACCAGGGTCAATATTTTGGATGTGGCTTGTGGCAATGTTAGGTTCAGCAACAGCTTTTATCGAATCAAGTTTGGCAGTTATTTATAGAAAGAAACAAGAAGATGGGACATACATTGGTGGAACTCCCTTTGTTATAGCTGAGAGATTAAAAATGAGATGGCTTGGAGTTATTTATGCTTTAGCTTCTGTTGTGTGTTATTTTGGTGTAACTCAAATTATGTCAAATTCTATAACAGAATCAATTTCAAGTGTTTACACTTATAATATTGGAAGTTTAAATATACAAACTTTATCTTCAATAATTGTTGCTGTTATGGTAGCATACATAATATTTTTTAGTAAAAGTAAAAAAGACTCAATAATAAATTCATTGAATAAAATAGTTCCTATAATGGCAGTTATGTATATACTTGCAGTTTTATATGTACTTGCTTCAAATTTAACAGCAATACCATCGATGATAGGAAATATATTTTATCAAGCTTTTGGAGGAAAAGAATTTTTAGGTGGAACATTTGGTGCTATTGTTATGAATGGAGTTAGAAGAGGTCTATTTTCAAATGAAGCAGGAAGTGGAAACTCTAACTATGCAGCTGCAGCAGTTGATACAGAAATTGCAGCAAAACAAGGAATGGTTCAAGCATTCGGAGTGTTTATAGATACTTTAATAATATGTAGTGCAACAGCTTTTATAGTTTTACTTGTACCAGCTGAAACTATAAATGGTTTATCTGGAATGGGATTATTCCAAGCAGCGATGACTCATCATATTGGAAGCTTGGGAGCACCATTTGTAGTAATTTTAATGTTTTTCTTTTGTGTAAGTACAATACTTGCTGTGGCTTTCTATGGTAGGAGTGCAGTTTATTTTATACATGAAAGTAAATACTTGAATGCTCTATATCAAATTTTATTAATAGTTATGATATACATAGGTGGAATAAAACAAGATATGTTTATTTGGTCTTTAGCTGATTTTGGGCTTGGAATTATGACTGTAATAAATATTATTACAATTATTTTTATAGCTAAACCAGCTTTAGAATCTTTGAAAAGTTATGAGGAAATTTTAAAAAAATAA
- a CDS encoding DEAD/DEAH box helicase yields MENIRYYVLVEKENGLFLNLFDENKNMVDNFFSLNENKINNYIIEYQNKKAFFISWDKFDEDKNSLKVEEDLLELLLESSDLVDVNFEKVTIVGLKNITLVARNNPKNNDSIDIFFEIDDNIISKNNIVGNYIYFKGCFYELNIIKNTLFSVKDIFENIDKYDLESYFTLILKNYKNINIRYEDYDTVNMTPKKTIPQIIIEKVSFDNSLYLKFDSIVSTMDYLFFEKNKIEKVATINEIEKKVEISDLSLETLKSSMQEFVKVITQLQKKAGLKSSFYIDTENFIILNEDLAKEFVRKELLQLVSRYSVIGTDKLKKYNIKAVKPKIFGSFKYGINYFEGEVKVEIEGEKISIQELFNKYNKDEYIVLTDGTNALVNKEYMKKLQKLFKDEDDKIKVSFFDLPLVEELFENITFEKENSNELFFKGINEISYNEKDIPKLNISLRDYQKYGYNWLKYITDNNLGACLADDMGLGKTIQAIALITKLHEKKKKKTLVVMPKSLIFNWENEIKKFAPFLKVGIHYGLNREFKNLKSAEVILTTYGTVRNDIESLMKEKFDLIVLDESQNIKNVNSQTTKAILLLNAPKRVALSGTPIENNLLELYSLFRFLNPSMFGSIHEFQQNYIQPIQTFSDKSSIKELRKKIYPFILRRVKKEVLEDLPDKIEKLLYIDMSDEHRKIYEEKRKHFYSLLESNKNKNGEFDSFFIIQAINELRHIISSPEYINKKVFSEKKEILVNNVTEAVKNGHKVLIFVNYLSSVDSICSSLTKNNIKFLKMTGEVKNRQELVEKFQTDNRYKAFVMTLKTGGVGLNLVAADTIFIYDPWWNKTVENQAIDRAYRLGQDKTVFAYKMIMRNTIEEKILKLQEMKSKLLDELISEDNLYTKHLTQSDIEFILGNN; encoded by the coding sequence ATTGAAAATATAAGATATTATGTTTTAGTGGAAAAAGAAAATGGTCTATTCTTGAATTTATTTGATGAAAATAAAAATATGGTAGATAATTTTTTTAGCTTAAATGAAAATAAAATAAATAACTATATTATAGAATATCAAAATAAAAAAGCATTTTTTATAAGTTGGGACAAGTTTGATGAAGATAAAAATTCCCTGAAAGTTGAGGAAGACTTATTAGAATTACTTTTAGAATCAAGTGATTTAGTTGATGTAAATTTTGAAAAAGTTACTATAGTTGGTCTTAAAAACATTACACTTGTTGCAAGAAACAATCCAAAAAATAATGATAGTATTGATATATTTTTCGAAATAGATGATAATATAATCTCCAAAAATAATATTGTAGGGAATTATATATATTTCAAAGGTTGTTTTTATGAATTAAACATTATAAAAAATACTCTATTTTCTGTAAAAGATATTTTTGAAAATATAGATAAATACGATTTAGAAAGTTATTTTACATTAATTTTAAAGAATTATAAGAATATAAATATAAGATATGAGGATTATGACACAGTTAATATGACTCCTAAAAAAACAATTCCTCAGATTATAATTGAAAAAGTTTCTTTTGATAATAGCCTTTACTTAAAGTTTGACTCAATAGTTTCAACAATGGATTACCTTTTCTTCGAAAAGAATAAAATAGAAAAAGTTGCAACTATAAATGAAATAGAAAAAAAAGTTGAAATTTCAGATTTAAGCTTAGAAACATTAAAGTCTAGTATGCAAGAATTTGTAAAAGTTATAACACAACTACAAAAAAAAGCAGGTTTAAAATCTTCTTTTTATATAGATACTGAAAATTTTATTATCTTAAATGAAGATTTAGCTAAAGAATTTGTTAGAAAAGAATTACTTCAATTAGTTTCTAGATACAGTGTTATTGGAACTGACAAATTAAAAAAATATAATATAAAAGCTGTTAAACCTAAAATTTTTGGTAGCTTCAAATATGGAATTAACTATTTTGAGGGAGAAGTTAAAGTTGAAATCGAAGGAGAAAAAATTTCAATACAAGAACTTTTTAATAAATACAATAAAGATGAATACATTGTCTTAACAGATGGCACTAATGCTTTAGTCAATAAAGAATATATGAAAAAATTACAAAAACTCTTTAAAGATGAAGACGATAAAATTAAAGTTTCCTTTTTTGACTTGCCATTAGTTGAAGAATTATTTGAAAATATTACCTTTGAAAAAGAAAATAGTAACGAACTATTTTTTAAAGGAATAAATGAAATTTCTTACAATGAAAAAGATATTCCTAAATTAAATATCTCGTTGAGAGATTATCAAAAATATGGATATAATTGGTTAAAATACATTACTGACAATAATCTTGGTGCTTGTCTTGCTGATGACATGGGACTTGGAAAAACTATTCAAGCAATTGCTTTAATTACTAAACTTCATGAGAAGAAAAAGAAAAAAACTTTAGTTGTTATGCCTAAAAGTCTTATATTTAACTGGGAAAATGAGATTAAAAAATTTGCCCCTTTTCTAAAAGTCGGGATACATTACGGCTTAAATAGAGAATTTAAAAATTTAAAGTCAGCTGAAGTTATTTTAACTACTTATGGGACAGTTAGAAACGATATTGAAAGTCTTATGAAAGAAAAGTTCGATTTAATTGTTTTAGATGAAAGTCAAAATATTAAGAATGTCAATTCTCAAACTACAAAAGCTATATTATTATTAAATGCTCCTAAAAGAGTGGCTCTAAGTGGTACTCCTATAGAGAATAATTTGTTAGAACTTTATTCGTTATTTAGATTCTTAAATCCATCTATGTTTGGTTCAATCCATGAGTTTCAACAAAATTACATTCAACCAATACAAACTTTTTCAGATAAAAGTTCTATAAAAGAATTAAGAAAAAAGATTTATCCTTTTATTTTGAGAAGAGTTAAAAAAGAAGTTTTAGAAGATTTACCAGACAAAATCGAAAAACTTCTATATATTGATATGTCAGATGAGCACAGAAAAATATACGAAGAAAAAAGAAAACATTTCTATTCTTTATTAGAAAGTAATAAAAATAAAAACGGAGAATTTGATAGTTTTTTCATTATTCAAGCTATTAACGAATTAAGACATATCATAAGTTCTCCTGAATACATAAATAAAAAAGTTTTTTCAGAGAAAAAAGAAATTTTAGTAAACAATGTTACAGAAGCCGTAAAAAATGGACATAAAGTTTTAATATTCGTAAATTACTTATCTTCTGTTGATTCTATTTGTTCTTCACTTACTAAAAATAATATCAAATTTTTAAAAATGACTGGTGAAGTTAAAAATAGACAAGAATTGGTCGAAAAATTTCAAACTGATAACAGATATAAAGCCTTTGTTATGACACTAAAAACTGGAGGTGTCGGTTTAAATCTTGTTGCAGCTGATACTATTTTTATTTATGACCCTTGGTGGAATAAAACTGTTGAAAATCAAGCTATTGATAGGGCTTATAGACTTGGACAAGACAAAACAGTTTTTGCTTATAAAATGATTATGAGAAATACTATTGAAGAAAAAATATTAAAATTGCAAGAAATGAAAAGTAAGTTATTAGATGAGTTAATATCTGAAGATAATTTATATACAAAACATCTTACTCAAAGTGATATTGAATTTATTTTAGGAAATAATTAA
- the dnaE gene encoding DNA polymerase III subunit alpha encodes MSTSNFVHLNLHTEYSLQNGVNSIDSFLDKAEKLGMKALAITDYANMFGAIEFYQKARKKNIKPIIGIEVPLYYSEQGEIYTLTLLTKNFNGYRNLVKISSEIYKNSSNGNLKVNIDILKKYNQDIIALSSSLSGEISQAILKKLPDETLIKIIENYQNIYGNENFFLEVQSNEHEEQKIVNEKLFDIASNNNINLVATNNVYYIEKNGYELQDIIICIQSGVKVKDRNRKRFFSKEQYFKSEEDMKNSFDDKFLTAIKNTVMIAELCNLEIEFGHLQFPYYIVPNEYKNMDDFLSKLCHSNLKNIYKENLTKEIEERLEYELSVIFKMGYSGYFIVVWDFIKYAKETGIPIGPGRGSAAGSLVAYCLGITMIDPIKYNLLFERFLNPERISMPDIDIDICRERRGELIEYVTNKYGRNRVAHIITFGRMKAKAAIRDVGRVLDVDLKKIDKLAKLLPANQALEKSLKEEVEVAKLYTTDIELQKVIDISIKIENKVRHTSTHAAGILITKENLDETVPIYLDEKEGVIATQFQMKELEELGLLKIDFLGLKNLTNIQRTVDYIKKYKDENFSLYDVPIDDKKVYDMLSLGDTTGVFQLESNGLRAIIQRLKPNKFEDIVALLSLYRPGPLQSGMVDDFIDRKNGIEIIEYPHKNLEFILKETYGVILYQEQVMKIASFMANYSLGEADLLRRAMGKKNFEIMHENRNKFVLRSVENGYSKEKAEEIFDLIDKFAGYGFNKSHSVSYAMISYWTAYFKAHYPHYYYAALLTSEISETGNIAYYFNDAKEHKVRIFPPNVNRPSIYFDIADDGITFSLAAIKNLGINIVKRIVEDFEKNGKYTTLDEFVRRNKKNSVNKKSLEALILSGALDELKGNRKEKFLSIDKVIEYTQKNLVAFDEIQQMNLFGAAHKTIDSFSLSSSEDFSLDDKLKNEKEFLGFYINSHPLDKYKNLVNLYSLDTTNKCKEISNGKIKTFGIISNLKKSVTKNKENMAFFDLDCYDVPINCIAFPKVYENYLSEFIEKNVVLILGNIQIDNYKGRETKKIIVNKIISLKDIFNLNEQTLYIMLRSPNIQDKISILNDLLKQNKGKTKVVIFQNNKNNKYISNERINLSKQFLYDLIRHVGIENVKISIKE; translated from the coding sequence ATGAGTACATCAAATTTTGTTCATTTGAATTTACATACTGAATACAGTCTTCAAAATGGAGTAAACAGTATTGATAGCTTTTTAGACAAAGCTGAAAAACTTGGTATGAAAGCTCTAGCTATAACAGATTATGCCAATATGTTTGGTGCTATTGAATTTTATCAAAAAGCAAGAAAAAAAAATATTAAGCCAATTATAGGTATTGAAGTTCCTCTTTACTATTCAGAACAAGGTGAAATCTATACCTTAACTTTACTTACAAAAAATTTTAATGGTTATAGAAATTTAGTAAAAATTTCTTCTGAAATATATAAAAATAGTTCTAATGGAAACCTAAAAGTAAATATTGATATTCTAAAAAAATATAATCAAGATATTATAGCACTCTCATCTTCTTTAAGTGGAGAAATTTCACAAGCCATATTAAAAAAATTACCTGATGAAACACTAATAAAAATTATTGAAAATTACCAAAATATCTATGGTAATGAAAATTTTTTCTTAGAAGTTCAATCTAATGAACATGAAGAGCAAAAAATAGTTAATGAAAAATTATTTGATATTGCTTCAAACAATAATATTAACTTAGTTGCTACAAATAATGTTTACTATATAGAAAAAAATGGATATGAATTACAAGATATAATTATATGTATCCAATCTGGAGTTAAAGTTAAAGATAGAAATAGAAAAAGATTTTTTTCAAAAGAACAATACTTTAAATCTGAAGAAGATATGAAAAATTCTTTTGATGATAAATTTCTAACTGCTATTAAAAATACAGTTATGATTGCTGAACTATGTAATTTAGAAATAGAATTTGGGCACTTACAATTTCCTTATTATATTGTTCCTAATGAATATAAAAATATGGACGATTTTTTAAGTAAACTTTGTCATAGTAATCTAAAAAATATCTATAAAGAAAATCTTACTAAAGAAATTGAAGAGAGATTAGAGTATGAACTTTCAGTAATATTTAAAATGGGATACTCTGGATACTTTATTGTTGTTTGGGATTTTATTAAATATGCAAAAGAAACTGGAATCCCTATTGGACCTGGTAGAGGTTCTGCTGCTGGTAGTTTAGTTGCTTATTGTCTAGGTATAACTATGATAGACCCTATAAAATATAATTTACTCTTTGAAAGATTTTTAAATCCTGAAAGAATATCTATGCCAGATATAGATATAGATATTTGTCGGGAAAGAAGGGGAGAACTTATAGAATATGTAACTAATAAATATGGTCGAAATAGAGTTGCTCATATTATAACTTTTGGTAGAATGAAAGCTAAAGCTGCCATAAGAGATGTAGGAAGAGTTCTTGATGTAGATTTAAAAAAAATTGATAAACTTGCCAAACTTCTTCCTGCTAATCAGGCTTTGGAAAAATCTTTAAAAGAGGAAGTTGAAGTAGCTAAACTTTATACTACGGATATTGAATTACAAAAAGTTATAGATATCTCTATAAAAATAGAAAATAAAGTTCGACACACATCTACTCATGCTGCTGGAATATTAATCACAAAAGAAAATCTTGATGAAACTGTTCCAATTTATTTAGATGAAAAAGAAGGAGTTATTGCAACTCAATTTCAGATGAAGGAATTGGAAGAACTAGGGCTTTTAAAAATAGATTTTCTAGGATTAAAAAATTTAACAAATATACAAAGAACTGTTGACTATATAAAAAAATATAAAGATGAAAATTTTAGCCTATACGATGTTCCAATAGATGATAAAAAGGTATACGATATGCTAAGTTTAGGAGATACAACTGGTGTTTTTCAATTGGAATCTAATGGTTTGAGAGCAATAATTCAAAGATTAAAACCTAATAAATTTGAAGATATTGTTGCACTTTTATCTTTATACAGACCTGGACCTCTTCAATCTGGAATGGTCGATGATTTCATTGATCGTAAAAATGGGATTGAAATAATTGAATATCCTCATAAGAACCTAGAATTTATTTTAAAAGAAACTTATGGGGTTATTCTTTATCAAGAACAAGTTATGAAGATTGCAAGTTTCATGGCTAATTATAGCTTGGGAGAAGCTGATCTTTTAAGAAGAGCCATGGGAAAAAAGAATTTTGAAATAATGCATGAAAATAGAAATAAATTTGTATTAAGATCTGTTGAAAATGGTTATAGTAAAGAAAAAGCCGAAGAAATTTTTGATTTAATTGATAAGTTTGCAGGTTATGGCTTTAATAAATCTCACTCTGTTTCTTATGCTATGATTTCATATTGGACAGCATACTTTAAAGCTCATTATCCTCATTATTATTATGCTGCTCTTTTAACTTCTGAAATTTCTGAAACAGGAAATATTGCATATTATTTTAACGATGCTAAAGAGCATAAAGTTAGAATATTTCCACCTAATGTTAATAGACCTAGTATTTATTTTGACATTGCAGATGATGGTATTACCTTTTCTTTAGCTGCAATTAAAAACTTAGGAATCAATATAGTTAAAAGAATAGTTGAAGATTTTGAGAAAAATGGAAAATATACAACTCTTGATGAATTTGTTAGAAGAAACAAAAAAAACTCTGTAAACAAAAAATCTCTTGAAGCTTTAATTTTATCTGGTGCACTAGATGAGCTAAAAGGAAATAGAAAAGAAAAGTTTTTATCAATAGATAAGGTTATAGAGTATACTCAGAAAAATTTAGTAGCATTTGATGAAATACAACAAATGAATTTATTTGGTGCTGCTCATAAAACAATAGATAGTTTTTCTCTAAGTTCATCTGAAGATTTTTCTCTTGATGATAAATTAAAGAATGAAAAAGAATTTTTAGGATTTTATATAAATTCTCACCCACTAGATAAATATAAAAATTTAGTCAATCTATATTCTTTAGATACTACTAACAAATGTAAAGAAATCTCAAATGGAAAAATAAAGACATTTGGCATTATTTCAAACCTAAAAAAAAGTGTTACTAAAAATAAAGAAAATATGGCTTTTTTTGATTTAGATTGCTATGATGTCCCTATTAATTGTATTGCATTTCCAAAAGTTTATGAGAATTATTTATCAGAATTTATTGAAAAGAATGTTGTTTTAATATTAGGGAATATTCAAATTGATAATTACAAAGGTAGAGAAACTAAAAAAATTATTGTTAATAAAATTATTTCTCTTAAAGATATATTTAATCTTAACGAACAAACTTTGTATATCATGCTAAGAAGTCCTAATATCCAAGATAAAATTAGTATTTTAAATGATTTATTAAAACAGAATAAAGGAAAAACTAAAGTAGTAATTTTTCAAAACAATAAAAATAACAAGTATATTTCTAATGAAAGAATCAATTTATCAAAACAATTCCTTTATGATTTAATTCGTCATGTTGGAATTGAAAATGTAAAAATTTCAATAAAAGAATAA
- a CDS encoding MBL fold metallo-hydrolase, with translation MIYYIYHSGFAMELDTSILIFDFYKFPENKISEKKYFFDTFIKRTDKKVYIFSSHSHYDHFNKEILSWLNINENIKFILSDDIKTYKHKNFYFTKDGDNLKIDNLNIHTFGSTDLGSSFYINVDNKNIFHSGDLHFWHWEDDTKEEEQTMYNNYMKEIEKIKAMNKIDIAFVPVDPRLGVNTLEGVEIFYKNLEPKVIVPMHFSDNYSFMDKLKNMFSNIENVSIIEIKEDMSVILK, from the coding sequence ATGATTTACTATATTTATCATAGTGGCTTTGCTATGGAGCTTGATACAAGCATTCTTATTTTTGATTTTTATAAATTTCCAGAAAATAAAATTTCTGAAAAAAAATATTTTTTTGATACTTTTATAAAAAGAACTGATAAAAAAGTATATATTTTTTCTTCACACAGTCATTATGACCATTTTAATAAGGAAATTTTATCTTGGCTAAATATTAATGAAAATATAAAATTTATTCTTAGTGATGATATAAAAACTTACAAACATAAGAATTTCTATTTTACTAAAGATGGTGATAATTTAAAAATAGATAATTTGAACATACATACTTTTGGTTCAACTGACCTAGGGTCGTCTTTTTATATCAATGTTGACAACAAAAATATTTTCCATTCAGGAGATTTACATTTTTGGCATTGGGAAGATGACACTAAAGAAGAAGAACAAACTATGTACAATAACTATATGAAAGAAATAGAAAAAATAAAAGCAATGAACAAAATTGATATTGCATTTGTTCCTGTTGACCCTAGACTTGGAGTTAACACCTTGGAGGGAGTAGAAATTTTTTATAAAAATTTAGAACCAAAAGTAATAGTTCCTATGCATTTTTCTGATAATTATAGTTTTATGGACAAATTAAAAAATATGTTTTCTAATATTGAAAATGTTAGTATTATTGAAATAAAGGAAGATATGAGTGTGATTTTAAAGTGA
- a CDS encoding M48 family metallopeptidase: MKKKINIFLILGLGLLLVACSTAPLTGRKQLKFVSDESIIESSTAQYNKMIGDLKKENLLANNTAEGRRLAEIGRRVTGAVDEYLRENQMQDILKNLKWEYNLIQSNQINAFALPGGKIAFYTAIIPVLQTDGAIAYVMGHEIGHVIGGHHAERASGQTFAGYIMAGKKILDSATNGLTGLVSNDLAEKGLAIGLLKFNRTQEYEADKYGMIFMAMAGYNPEEAIIAEERMMKMSGSGQTLEILSTHPSSEKRVEELKKFLPEAMKYYRAR, translated from the coding sequence ATGAAGAAAAAAATAAATATATTTTTGATATTAGGACTAGGATTATTACTTGTTGCTTGTTCAACAGCACCACTAACAGGAAGAAAACAATTAAAGTTTGTGAGTGATGAAAGTATTATTGAAAGTTCAACAGCACAATATAATAAAATGATAGGAGATTTAAAAAAAGAAAATTTACTTGCTAACAATACAGCAGAAGGTCGTAGACTTGCTGAAATAGGAAGAAGAGTAACAGGAGCAGTAGATGAATATTTAAGAGAAAATCAAATGCAAGATATATTAAAGAATTTAAAGTGGGAATATAATTTAATTCAAAGTAATCAAATAAATGCATTTGCTTTACCTGGAGGGAAAATAGCATTCTATACAGCTATAATACCAGTTTTACAAACAGATGGAGCTATTGCTTATGTAATGGGGCATGAAATAGGACATGTTATTGGAGGTCATCATGCTGAAAGAGCTAGTGGTCAAACTTTCGCCGGATATATAATGGCTGGTAAAAAAATATTGGACAGTGCAACAAATGGGTTGACAGGACTTGTAAGCAATGATTTGGCAGAAAAAGGTTTGGCAATAGGACTTTTAAAATTTAATAGAACACAAGAGTATGAAGCAGATAAATACGGAATGATATTTATGGCTATGGCAGGGTATAATCCAGAAGAAGCTATAATTGCAGAAGAAAGAATGATGAAAATGAGTGGAAGTGGTCAAACTTTAGAAATTTTATCAACACACCCTTCAAGTGAAAAAAGAGTGGAAGAGCTAAAGAAATTTTTGCCGGAAGCTATGAAGTATTACAGAGCCAGATAA
- a CDS encoding cobyric acid synthase, whose amino-acid sequence MLKHRNIMIQGTGSSVGKTVLVAGLCRIFAEDGYRVAPFKSQNMALNSFVDIEGLEMSRGTVVQAEAAYEVPRAFMNPILLKPNSDNNSQVIINGKVAYTANAKDYFSKSKELKQIALESYKILENNFDIAVLEGGGSPAEINLREYDLVNMGMAELVDAPVVLVGNIDTGGVFASIYGTVMLLEKEDRARIKGYIINKFRGDSDLLKPAIEIMDKKFKEQGLDIKFLGLIPYGDFKVEEEDSLTEMTVEKKSLIEKDKKYIEISIIKTKKMSNFTDFYAFNQYDDVKVKYVYDEKDLGNEDIIIFPGSKNTITDLQDLKARGLYDKIVKLKKEGKIIVGICGGLQMLGAKIYDPKCLESSVTEIDGFNFFDYETTFGEIKKTVQVKKNILNQSGILKNFNGYEIEGYEIHQGVSTFTELIICKDNVFATYIHGIFDNSKFTNDFLNLIRAKKNIPLREVEMSFSEFKNREYKKLAKLIRDNLDMKSLYAILNRDV is encoded by the coding sequence ATGTTAAAGCATAGAAATATTATGATACAAGGAACAGGCTCTTCAGTTGGAAAAACTGTTCTTGTTGCTGGGTTATGTAGAATTTTTGCTGAAGATGGTTATAGAGTAGCTCCTTTTAAGTCACAAAATATGGCATTAAATTCTTTTGTTGATATTGAAGGGCTTGAGATGAGTAGAGGAACAGTTGTTCAAGCTGAGGCAGCTTATGAAGTGCCTAGAGCTTTTATGAACCCAATTTTATTAAAACCGAATTCAGATAATAACTCACAGGTTATAATTAATGGAAAAGTAGCCTATACAGCTAATGCTAAGGATTATTTTTCGAAATCAAAAGAATTAAAACAAATAGCATTAGAAAGTTATAAAATTTTAGAAAATAATTTTGATATAGCTGTTCTTGAGGGTGGAGGAAGTCCTGCTGAAATAAATTTAAGAGAATACGATTTAGTGAATATGGGTATGGCAGAACTTGTTGATGCCCCAGTAGTTTTGGTAGGAAATATAGATACAGGTGGAGTTTTTGCTTCAATTTATGGAACAGTTATGTTATTAGAGAAAGAGGATAGAGCAAGAATAAAAGGTTACATAATAAATAAGTTTAGAGGAGATTCAGATTTATTAAAACCTGCAATAGAAATAATGGATAAAAAGTTTAAGGAGCAAGGTTTAGATATAAAATTTTTGGGACTTATTCCTTACGGAGATTTTAAAGTAGAAGAAGAAGATAGCTTGACAGAGATGACGGTCGAGAAAAAATCTTTAATAGAAAAAGATAAAAAATATATTGAGATAAGTATTATAAAAACAAAAAAAATGTCGAATTTTACTGATTTTTATGCCTTTAATCAATATGATGATGTGAAAGTAAAGTATGTCTACGATGAAAAAGATTTGGGAAACGAAGATATAATAATTTTTCCAGGTAGTAAGAATACTATAACAGATTTACAAGATTTAAAAGCTAGAGGTCTATATGACAAAATTGTAAAACTAAAAAAAGAAGGGAAAATTATAGTTGGAATTTGTGGTGGTCTTCAAATGTTGGGGGCAAAAATATATGATCCTAAATGTTTGGAAAGTTCTGTAACAGAAATAGATGGTTTTAACTTTTTTGATTATGAAACTACTTTTGGTGAAATCAAAAAAACAGTTCAAGTGAAAAAGAATATTTTAAATCAAAGTGGAATATTAAAAAATTTCAATGGGTATGAGATAGAGGGATATGAAATACATCAAGGAGTATCAACTTTTACAGAACTAATTATTTGTAAGGATAATGTATTTGCAACATATATTCATGGGATTTTTGATAATTCAAAGTTTACAAATGATTTTTTAAATCTTATAAGAGCTAAAAAAAATATTCCATTAAGAGAGGTGGAAATGTCTTTTTCAGAATTTAAAAATAGAGAATATAAGAAATTGGCAAAGCTCATAAGAGATAATTTAGATATGAAAAGTTTATATGCTATTTTAAATAGAGATGTATAA